The Urbifossiella limnaea nucleotide sequence GGGGCCGGAACACAAAGACTTCCTGAACACGTTGAGACACGACGTGCGGGTCACGAACAAGACGAAGTTCTTCCGCGCCGCCCTGAAGTGGGTCAAGGATAACCCCGACGCGGCGGCATAAACGGCCTGTCACAAAACCCCCGGCGGCGCACGAAACTCCGTCCGTGGAGTTTCGTGACGAAATACTTGCCGCTCCCTTCCGCCCTACGAATCCCAGTTCCTCCCCCTTCCGAATCGCCACTTTTTCGTCACGAAACTCGCCCCCGGTGTTTCGTGACGGCGGCGCGCCCGAAAAGGGGTTGCAGACGGGCGGGACACACCCGCCCGCGAGACCCGGGGGAACCCATGACCGCACCCGCAACCCCGTCGGACGCCGACCCGCCCGACGCCACGCTCACGGTCCCGGACCTGGCCGCACTGCTGAAGTGCTCGGAGCGGCACGTCCGCGGGCTGGTCGCGGCCGGGGCCGTCCCGGGCGTCATCCGCGTCGGCCGGTTGCTCCGCTTCCACCACGGCGTCGTCCGCGCCTGGCTCGCCGACCAGGCGAAGGGAGGCAGCCGTGACTGACACCACCACCACCCGTGGCCGGGGCGGCGGCCAGCCCGTCAACGACCCCGCCGGCCTCGACCCGCTGTTGCTGAGCGCCAAGGACGCCGCCGCGCTGATCGGCGTCGGCCTGCGGACGTTCCGGGCGATGGACGCCGCCGGCCGCATCCCGGCCCCCGTCCGGCTGTCGCCGGGGTGCGTCCGCTGGCGACTGTCCGAGCTGCGCGCGTGGGTCGTCGCCGGCTCCCCACCCAGGGTCGAGTGGGAGGACCGCAAGGCCGCCAGCCGCCGCTAACCGTCCGACTCCCCCCCAATCCCCGCCTCACACGCCCGCCGCCCGGCCCCCGGGCCGGCGCCGGGCGTTGTCGCGCCCCGACCCG carries:
- a CDS encoding helix-turn-helix transcriptional regulator → MTDTTTTRGRGGGQPVNDPAGLDPLLLSAKDAAALIGVGLRTFRAMDAAGRIPAPVRLSPGCVRWRLSELRAWVVAGSPPRVEWEDRKAASRR
- a CDS encoding helix-turn-helix domain-containing protein; protein product: MTAPATPSDADPPDATLTVPDLAALLKCSERHVRGLVAAGAVPGVIRVGRLLRFHHGVVRAWLADQAKGGSRD